The following coding sequences are from one Aethina tumida isolate Nest 87 chromosome 2, icAetTumi1.1, whole genome shotgun sequence window:
- the LOC109600056 gene encoding brefeldin A-inhibited guanine nucleotide-exchange protein 2, producing the protein MQSNIKTKEMFILRALEKILNDKEIKRSHHSQLKRACEVALEELKKEISDEGGGSTAQQEDGAGTVGGGNGRPSDALPQPAGGGDGGPGSGGAAASKYFLPFELACQSKSSRIVVTALDCLQKLIAYGHLTADVPDTTAPGKLLIDRIVETICSCFAGPQTDEGVQLQIIKALLTVVTSQHVEVHEGTVLLAVRTCYNIFLASRNLVNQTTARATLTQMLNVIFVRMENQAIEAEVQAEINDSRSVRSLKVDASEPQDRETQVTTPLDSADVVVKDILDTVLENVYAEADSRTETNDTNEGSVHSSITRIPSQESMDTHSENDSAVTAKFTHVLQKDAFLVFRALCKLSMKPLPEGTPDPKSHELRSKILSLQLLLSILQNAGPVFRSNEMFVTAIKQYLCVALSKNGVSSVPKIFELSLAIFLALLSNFKLHLKMQIEVFFKEIFLNILETSNSSFEHKWMVIQALTRICGDAQSVVDIYVNYDCDLAAANLFERLVNDLFRVAQARHAQELGASPNQEKAMRMRGLECLVSILKCMVEWSKDLYVNPNLQSTVGEPGATSGSQTQQAARDSNNDTSSLKSHGGSSNSLHSGDSLGNREVFDSPEQLEVVKQQKEVWEAGIDTFNRKPRKGIAYLQEHGLLGHGQDEIARFLHNEDRLDKTNIGDFLGENDDFCKEIMYTYVDQMDFVNMDFVAALRHFLDGFRLPGEAQKIDRLMEKFASRYCECNPNNGLFGSADTAYVLGFSIIMLTTDLHSPQVKNKMTKEQYIRLNRGNTESKDVPEDYLSQVYDEIAGHEIKMKGTVNKPGKQQPQNNSEKRRKILFNMEMEAISTAAKNLMESVSHVQAPFTLAKHLEHVRPMFKMAWTSFLAAFSVGLQDCDDSEVAALCLDGIRCAVRIACIFHMSLERDAYVQALARFTLLTANSPIMDMKAKNIDTIKTLIMVAHTDGNYLGSSWLDILKCISQLELAQFIGTGVRPEFLSGPGHKPPDPSSKEHIGQTSSQSVVVAVDRIFTGSTRLDGDAIVDFVKALCQVSLDELAHPGHPRMFSLQKIVEISYYNMGRIRLQWSRIWQVLGEHFNTVGCNPNEDICFFAVDSLRQLSMKFIEKGEFSNFRFQKDFLRPFEHIMKKNVSPTIRDMVVRCVAQMVNSQANNIKSGWKNIFSVFHLAAGDQEEAIVELAFQTTGKIITDLYARQFPSMIDSFQDAVKCLSEFACNARFPDTSMEAIRLVRVCAQSVSAAPHLFADHAGMENDVAVAEADRVWVRGWFPLLFSLSCVVNRCKLDVRTRALTVLFEIIKTHGDSFQPNWWRDLFKVLFRIFDNMKLPEKHTEKAEWMTTTCNHALYAIVDVFTQYFDVLGPLLLEELYSQLHWCVQQDNEQLARSGTNCLENLVNSNGHKFDDDTWNKTCQCMLDIFNSTIPNALLTWKPDSIKTVAVIEQNGDLGPNRGILKRPSLQDNTGNPDANLFNGLMIKSAVQLELIQTIDNIVFYPATSRKEDAETLALAAADMTGNGALTECQREEQGMYRLLTAPHLLQLTDCLLQSHRFAKAFNLNHEQRNLLWKAGYRGSVKPNLLKQETQSLACLLRILFKMYCDDGRQQHWALIESKLIAVCQEALEYFLKLQSESHREAWTSLLLLVLTRLLKMPDNRFAVHVSRYYPMLCEIVCFDLKAELRSILRRVFLRIGPVFHITAT; encoded by the exons ATGCAatcaaacataaaaacaaaggAGATGTTCATTTTGAGGGCTTTAGAGAAAATCCTAAATGATAAGGAAATTAAACGATCACACCACTCACAACTGAAAAGGGCATGTGAAGTTGCTTtgg AGGAACTGAAAAAAGAGATCTCGGACGAGGGAGGAGGTTCCACTGCGCAGCAGGAGGATGGTGCAGGCACTGTGGGAGGTGGCAACGGCCGACCATCGGACGCGTTGCCCCAACCAGCAGGCGGTGGCGACGGAGGACCTGGATCTGGAGGAGCCGCCGCCTCAAAGTATTTCCTGCCATTCGAACTGGCGTGTCAGAGCAAGTCGTCGCGGATAGTTGTCACCGCCCTTGATTGCTTGCAGAAGCTTATAGCCTACGGACACCTGACGGCAGATGTGCCAGATACCACAGCTCCTGGGAAGCTCCTCATTGATCGCATAGTTGAGACGATTTGTTCGTGTTTTGCAGGACCTCAGACTGATGAGG GAGTCCAACTGCAAATTATCAAAGCCTTACTCACTGTGGTTACCAGCCAGCACGTGGAAGTGCACGAAGGAACGGTATTACTGGCGGTACGCACCTGCTACAACATCTTTCTAGCTAGTCGCAACCTTGTCAACCAGACAACGGCTCGGGCCACCCTTACTCAGATGTTAAACGTGATTTTCGTACGCATGGAGAACCAGGCTATCGAAGCTGAAGTGCAGGCGGAGATAAACGACTCGCGTTCTGTTCGCTCGTTAAAAGTCGATGCGTCTGAACCACAGGACAGGGAAACACAAGTTACAACGCCCCTTGACTCTGCTGACGTCGTTGTCAAAGACATACTAGACACTGTGCTTGAAAACGTTTACGCCGAGGCCGACAGTCGAACGGAAACAAACGATACGAACGAAGGCAGTGTTCACTCTTCAATTACCAG GATACCATCCCAAGAAAGTATGGACACTCACAGCGAGAATGACTCGGCTGTAACAGCAAAATTCACCCACGTCCTGCAAAAAGATGCATTCCTAGTGTTTCGTGCACTGTGCAAACTATCAATGAAACCGTTGCCGGAAGGCACACCCGATCCCAAATCGCATGAGCTccgttccaaaattttatcgtTGCAGTTGCTTCTCTCCATTCTGCAGAATGCAGGGCCGGTGTTCCGCTCCAACGAGATGTTCGTTACCGCCATCAAACAATACCTGTGTGTTGCGCTCTCTAAGAATGGCGTGAGCTCAGTGCCCAAGATCTTTGAATTGTCCCTGGCCATTTTCCTCGCTTTGCTGTCCAATTTCAAGTTGCACCTTAAGATGCAAATAGAGGTCTTCTTTAAGGAGATATTTCTGAACATACTTGAAACGTCGAATTCATCTTTTGAGCATAAATGGATG gtTATCCAGGCTCTTACCCGAATCTGCGGCGATGCCCAAAGCGTCGTGGACATTTACGTTAACTACGACTGCGACTTGGCCGCAGCCAACCTGTTCGAACGATTGGTTAACGACTTGTTCCGAGTGGCGCAAGCACGCCACGCCCAAGAACTGGGAGCCTCGCCCAATCAAGAAAAGGCGATGCGAATGCGAGGCCTTGAGTGTCTCGTGTCTATACTTAAGTGCATGGTGGAGTGGAGCAAAGATTTGTATGTCAATCCCAACTTACAATCGACGGTGGGTGAGCCAGGTGCTACCTCCGGTAGTCAGACGCAGCAAGCTGCCAGAGACAGTAATAACGATACGTCCTCGTTGAAATCGCACGGCGGTTCCTCCAATAGTTTACATTCGGGCGACAGTCTCGGTAATCGGGAGGTATTCGACTCACCTGAGCAGCTGGAGGTTGTCAAGCAGCAGAAAGAG GTATGGGAGGCCGGCATCGACACATTCAACCGTAAGCCTCGCAAGGGGATTGCGTACCTACAGGAGCATGGATTACTGGGGCATGGACAAGATGAAATCGCACGTTTCCTTCACAACGAAGATCGACTCGACAAGACTAACATAGGCGATTTTCTTGGGGAAAACGACGACTTCTGCAAGGAAATCATGTACACGTACGTGGATCAAATGGACTTCGTCAACATGGATTTCGTAGCTGCTCTGAGGCACTTCCTCGACGGGTTCCGGTTGCCTGGTGAGGCACAGAAAATCGACAG ACTGATGGAGAAGTTCGCAAGTCGATATTGCGAATGCAATCCGAATAACGGTTTGTTTGGCAGTGCAGACACCGCTTATGTGCTTGGTTTCTCAATTATCATGTTGACAACAGACCTGCATTCACCACAGGTCAAGAACAAAATGACCAAAGAACAGTATATTAGGTTGAATCGGGGAAACACCGAGAGCAAGGATGTACCCGAAGACTATCTCAGTCAGGTGTACGACGAAATAGCGGGTCACGAAATTAAGATGAAAGGTACTGTGAACAAACCAGGCAAACAACAGCCACAGAACAATAGTGAAAAACGtcgaaaaatcttatttaacaTGGAGATGGAAGCGATATCGACTGCAGCTAAAAACCTTATGGAATCG GTATCTCATGTACAAGCACCGTTTACTTTGGCCAAACACCTCGAACACGTTCGACCGATGTTCAAAATGGCTTGGACGTCCTTCCTCGCCGCCTTTAGCGTCGGTTTGCAAGACTGCGATGATTCTGAGGTGGCCGCTCTATGTCTGGATGGCATCCGATGCGCCGTTCGTATCGCTTGCATCTTCCACATGTCATTGGAACGTGATGCTTATGTGCAGGCGTTAGCCCGTTTCACTCTGCTGACAGCCAATTCGCCCATCATGGACATGAAGGCCAAAAACATTGATACGATCAAAACGTTGATCATGGTGGCCCACACTGACGGCAATTACTTAGGCTCAAGCTGGTTGGACATTCTCAAGTGCATCTCCCAGCTGGAGCTCGCCCAGTTTATTGGAACCGGTGTGCGACCGGAGTTTCTATCCGGGCCGGGTCATAAGCCTCCAGATCCCAGTTCCAAGGAACACATCGGACAGACGAGTTCGCAGAGCGTTGTGGTGGCTGTTGACCGCATCTTCACAGGGTCAACACGACTCGATGGTGATGCCATTGTCGATTTTGTTAAGGCCCTTTGTCAG GTTTCTTTGGATGAACTTGCTCATCCCGGTCATCCCCGGATGTTCTCACTTCAAAAAATTGTGGAAATATCTTACTACAACATGGGGCGTATCCGTCTACAATGGTCACGTATCTGGCAAGTTCTCGGTGAACACTTCAACACAGTCGGTTGCAATCCTAATGAAGATATTTGCTTTTTTGCGGTGGATAGTCTACGTCAATTATCAATGAAATTCATTGAAAAGGGCGAGTTCTCCAATTTCCGTTTCCAGAAAGATTTTCTAAGGCCATTTGAACATATTATGAAGAAGAATGTATCACCGACGATAAGAGACATGGTGGTACGTTGTGTAGCTCAAATGGTTAATTCCCAGGCCAACAACATAAAATCTGGTTGGAAGAACATCTTTTCAGTATTCCATCTGGCTGCTg GTGACCAGGAAGAGGCCATCGTCGAGCTGGCCTTCCAGACGACCGGCAAAATCATCACCGACCTGTACGCCAGACAGTTTCCGTCCATGATTGACTCGTTCCAGGACGCGGTCAAGTGCCTGTCGGAGTTCGCCTGCAACGCCCGCTTCCCCGACACCAGCATGGAAGCCATCAGACTGGTGAGGGTGTGCGCGCAGAGCGTGAGTGCGGCGCCGCATCTCTTCGCCGACCACGCGGGCATGGAGAACGACGTGGCGGTCGCGGAAGCGGACCGCGTGTGGGTGCGCGGCTGGTTCCCACTGCTCTTCTCTCTCAGCTGCGTGGTGAATCGCTGCAAACTGGACGTCCGCACGCGCGCCCTCACCGTACTCTTCGAAATAATCAAGACGCACGGCGATAGCTTCCAGCCGAACTGGTGGCGGGACCTGTTCAAGGTGTTGTTCCGCATATTTGACAACATGAAGCTGCCCGAGAAGCACACCGAAAAGGCTGAATGGATGACCACCACTTGCAACCATGCCCTCTATGCCATCGTGGATGTTTTCACGCAGTACTTCGACGTTTTGGGGCCGCTGTTGCTTGAGGAGCTTTACTCTCAATTGCACTGGTGCGTGCAGCAGGATAACGAACAATTGGCCCGTTCTGGCACCAACTGTTTAGAAAATCTGGTTAATTCCAACGGGCACAAGTTTGATGACGACACATGGAACAAAACGTGCCAATGCATGctagacatttttaattcgaCGATACCGAATGCCTTGCTCACGTGGAAGCCGGATTCAATAAAAACTGTGGCCGTCATCGAACAGAACGGAGATTTGGGTCCAAACAGAGGGATTCTCAAACGACCTAGTCTGCAAGACAACACCG GCAATCCGGACGCAAACCTATTCAACGGACTAATGATCAAAAGCGCCGTTCAGCTGGAGCTGATCCAAACGATCGACAACATTGTGTTTTATCCGGCAACGTCCCGCAAAGAGGACGCCGAGACACTGGCCCTCGCAGCAGCCGACATGACCGGAAACGGTGCACTCACCGAGTGTCAACGGGAAGAACAGGGCATGTATCGTCTTCTCACAGCACCCCATCTTCTACAGCTCACGGACTGCCTACTACAGTCCCATCG GTTTGCCAAAGCGTTTAACCTTAATCACGAACAACGCAACCTATTATGGAAGGCGGGTTATCGAGGCTCGGTGAAACCAAATCTGCTGAAACAAGAGACTCAGAGTTTGGCTTGCCTGCTTCGTATCTTGTTCAAAATGTATTGCGACGATGGTCGCCAGCAACATTGGGCACTGATTGAGAGCAAGTTGATCGCCGTCTGTCAGGAGGCGTTGGAATATTTCTTGAAATTGCAGAGCGAATCGCACCGCGAGGCGTGGACGTCGCTGCTTTTGCTCGTCCTCACCAGACTGCTGAAGATGCCCGACAACAGG TTCGCAGTACACGTGTCCAGATATTACCCGATGTTATGCGAGATCGTATGCTTCGACCTTAAGGCGGAGCTTCGCTCGATCCTGCGCAGAGTCTTCCTCCGAATCGGACCCGTGTTTCATATCACGGCGACGTAG
- the LOC109600053 gene encoding uncharacterized protein LOC109600053 produces the protein MNRNKRKGVYYDKRKSINTQESSNPLAKLTYRELQIEAVKINLPANLSHKMLLSLIIAKNTGREDVVRLIMDDRRVRKRIKSMNEENIEAKRRKESNETTKSIKKNRQPLKILNLNTTNVDHSRDSDSGFGSFSSTSSDSVGIGDITPLPFVESQDDIERCISSNLTNTDTPSPDALMRIVDLFKNFQDGI, from the exons atgaatagaaataaaaggaAAGGAGTATATTATGATAAAAGGAAATCAATAAATACACAAGAATCGAGTAATCCTTTAGCAAAGTTAACATACCGTGAATTACAAATAGAAGcagtcaaaataaatttaccagCAAATTTATCG cACAAAATGTTATTGTCATTGATAATTGCTAAAAATACTGGACGTGAAGATGTGGTGCGTTTAATTATGGATGATAGAAGGGTCAGGAAAAGAATCAAGTCCATGAATGAAGAGAATatag AAGCCAAACGCCGAAAGGAATCAAATGAGACAACAAAATCCATCAAGAAAAACCGACAACCACTCAAAATTCTCAACTTAAATACGACCAATGTAGATCATTCTCGTGATTCCGACTCAGGCTTTGGTTCTTTTTCCAGTACTTCCTCAGATAGTGTGGGTATAGGTGACATAACACCCTTACCATTTGTCGAGTCTCAGGACGATATCGAAAGGTGCATTTCTTCCAATTTAACAAACACGGATACTCCGTCCCCAGACGCATTAATGCGAATTGTTGATCTGTTCAAGAATTTTCAAGAtggcatttaa
- the LOC109600049 gene encoding uncharacterized protein LOC109600049: MARRVAKNHYVASPRHNDSPTPVHVTRSAAYSDGEDSQRTLSEYTSVPYTVVNERNGRTRYHNPPRAASVLSRGSGYDNGSDIYVTSGAYKAPSEISRGSRAPAPSHYSYRSGRSGRSVGAAPSVASTTKTRTSRKAGVTVETMAAPNPFCPNIRGMCCLMLLLNLAIVLVTLGFVIVIQFFEPLYVWILGIIFLIFGFLTLIGSIIYCVIICKDVKSPAEVQPEDLYWTHHWQKHIGTPEIHYKAEEKYPDDRYSDRYSVSKLSAKYDDRNGRY; this comes from the exons atggCTAGAAGGGTAGCTAAGAACCACTACGTGGCATCGCCAAGACACAACGATTCACCGACACCGGTCCACGTGACAAGGAGTGCTGCCTATTCCGACGGCGAGGACAGCCAAAGGACGCTGtctgaatatacatcagtg CCATACACAGTAGTGAACGAACGCAATGGCCGCACCAGATACCACAATCCACCTAGGGCAGCTTCAGTCCTTAGCCGAGGAAGCGGCTATGACAACGGATCTGACATCTATGTCACCAGCGGCGCCTACAAAGCCCCTTCAGAAATCAG tCGGGGCTCCCGCGCCCCTGCGCCCAGCCACTACTCGTACCGCAGCGGACGCAGCGGCCGAAGCGTGGGGGCGGCACCCTCCGTGGCCAGCACGACGAAAACCCGGACGTCACGCAAAGCCGGTGTGACGGTCGAAACGATGGCCGCCCCCAATCCCTTCTGTCCCAACATCCGGGGCATGTGCTGTCTGATGTTGCTCCTCAATCTGGCCATCGTGCTCGTCACCCTCGGTTTCGTTATCGTCATACAGTTCTTCGAACCGTTATACGTGTG GATACTGGGCATAATTTTCCTGATCTTCGGTTTCCTGACGTTGATCGGCAGCATAATTTACTGCGTGATCATCTGCAAGGACGTCAAGTCGCCGGCTGAAGTGCAGCCGGAGGACCTGTACTGGACCCACCACTGGCAGAAGCACATCGGCACGCCGGAGATCCATTACAAGGCTGAGGAAAAATATCCGGACGATCGTTACAGCGATAGGTACAGCGTTAGTAAACTGTCTGCCAAGTACGACGACCGGAATGGTAGATACTAA